Part of the Pseudodesulfovibrio mercurii genome is shown below.
GCGTCCCGCAAAGGCCACTGCCGCTCCAGCGCAATCTGCCCCACGCAAAACCGGGCAGACCCTACCCATCGAATATGTGCCGGGCGACACCAAGGAATTCAAGCGCCTTCTTCTCAAGCAGGGTGCCGTCATCCAAGAACATTATGCCGACGGCAGAACCAAGGAAAGACAGTGGGATGCAAGCGGAATGCGTGAGACATCCAGTGTCAGCGGAAACTTGCGTTCGAAGAGCTGGTACAAGGGCGGGGCTTGGCTGACCAGCGGTATCAGCAAGATCGTCGTGAAAATCATTGGCTACGACACCTAATCGCTGAAAAACAACAGAATGTTTTAAAATCCCGTTTTTTTATAGGATATGCAGGGCGCAGGGGAGGGGAAACCGGGCGGTGAAGGCCCTTTCGCGGCGGCGTTCCCGGTGTTTTTTCGGAGCCCGGCCCATCCCGAGTCGAAAAGTCGAATCGCCTCCGGCGCCTTCGGTCGTTCTTTTCGACCGACCCGGGTAGTTCCCCAGAGCCAACCCCGACCGCATCCCTCTCCGGCCGATCCGAGCCACCCCTCATCGCACCCCCGAAACACTCCCCGGCAGGGACCGGAAACAAGGAGTGACGACCCCTTTTTCGGTCCCTGACCCGGTGGTATTTTTTTGCCCCTTTCCCCCTTGTCAGCCCCCGAAAAGGGCTTATGTTTTGATTGACCGATCAATTAAAATGTGAAGATTTTTTAAAAATAAAGTTAAAACAATAAGTTAAAGTGCAAAATTTTACTTCACATTTTGTTACACTGTGGTAGATGAAAGGCATCGCCGGTTGGGAACCGGCAGTGAGAAGCCAACAAATTTACAGAGAGGATATTGTCATGAAGCGTTTCACCTTTGCCCTGATGCTCGTGTTTACCGTCTTTGCCGCCACCGCTTTCGCCGCCGCCAACACCTTTGCCGGCTCGTTCCAGTCCCAGGACATGCGGGCCCACACCGTGGCCGCCGCCAACGCCTCGGGCATGGACACCGGCGTGGCCCTGCACGGCCATATCGTCAAGGTCATCAACAACGACAGCGTGCTGTTCTCCGACAATACCGGCGAACTGCTCGTGCACATTGAGAACGCCGAGACCAACCCGGCCGCCCTCACCCATGCCGACGTGGACATCAACGGCAAGATCGTCGGCGACCTCATGTACACCGAAGTCCAGGCCGACTCCGTGACCCTGGACAAGTAATTCCATCCATATATTCACCCAAAAGGGACGCCCGAAAGGGCGTCCCTTTTTTTGTGCCTCCGGCGGCCGGGGGAAGGGGGGAGGGGAACCCTTTGGAAAAGGGCTTCCCCTCCCCCCTTCCCCCGGACCCCCATCCCCTCTCCCCTCCTAAACTTTTTATCGCCGCTTCGCGGGGTGCGAGCATGGGAAGTCGTGCTCGGGCGGAATCTGCGTTGTCTTCCTCATTTTCCCGCAAAAATGATCTGCCCTTCCGCGTCCATACGCCTTTGCCGAAGGCACATAAAACGTTTGGAAGGGGGGTCCAGGGGGGAAACTTATTCAAAAGTTTCCCCCCTGGCCGCCGGAGGCATCAAAAAAGAAGGCCTCCCGCCGGTGGCGGGAGGCCCATAACGCGGGGGTGATTCCTTAGGAGTTATATTTTGTAAGTTGCGGTCACAAAACT
Proteins encoded:
- a CDS encoding NirD/YgiW/YdeI family stress tolerance protein, which produces MKRFTFALMLVFTVFAATAFAAANTFAGSFQSQDMRAHTVAAANASGMDTGVALHGHIVKVINNDSVLFSDNTGELLVHIENAETNPAALTHADVDINGKIVGDLMYTEVQADSVTLDK